In Pleuronectes platessa chromosome 4, fPlePla1.1, whole genome shotgun sequence, the following proteins share a genomic window:
- the LOC128438571 gene encoding Golgi-associated plant pathogenesis-related protein 1: protein MADESFQKEFLETHNAYRAMHGALPLTLSSDMNDSSQKWADHLVELGALKHSDTKHGENIYYMMGSETVTGKGAVDAWYSEIKDYNWSSPGFGMNTGHFTQVVWKDTTKLGVGVASSGGNVYVVAQYSPPGNMNMSGYFEKNVLEKDA, encoded by the exons ATGGCAG ATGAAAGCTTTCAGAAGGAGTTCCTAGAGACTCACAATGCCTACAGGGCGATGCATGGTGCGCTGCCACTGACGCTCAGTAGCGACATGAATGATTCATCTCAGAAATGGGCCGATCACTTGGTGGAGCTCGGTGCCTTAAAACACAGCGATACAAAACATGGAGAGAACATCTACTACATGATGGGCTCTGAGACCGTGACAG GGAAAGGAGCTGTGGATGCGTGGTACAGTGAGATCAAAGACTACAACTGGAGCAGTCCTGGGTTCGGCATGAACACTG GGCATTTTACTCAGGTGGTTTGGAAAGACACCACTAAACTGGGCGTCGGTGTAGCCTCTAGTGGTGGCAATGTCTATGTGGTCGCCCAATATTCTCCACCTGGCAACATGAACATGTCGGGCTACTTCGAGAAAAATGTCCTTGAGAAAG ATGCCTGA